A genome region from Nocardia sp. NBC_01730 includes the following:
- a CDS encoding AzlD domain-containing protein, producing MMLAAGVFALAAGTYAFRWPGPALRDRVRLPTRAVRLLEIGAVVLLAALVAVTTLPLGTGSLGFAVPAGVLVGGMLAWKQQPILVVILAAAVTTAALRLAGVS from the coding sequence ATGATGTTGGCCGCCGGGGTGTTCGCCCTCGCCGCAGGCACCTACGCCTTCCGCTGGCCTGGTCCCGCACTGCGCGACCGAGTGCGCTTACCGACCCGCGCGGTGCGTCTGCTGGAAATCGGCGCAGTCGTCCTGCTTGCCGCGCTGGTGGCCGTGACCACCTTGCCGCTCGGCACGGGCAGTCTCGGATTCGCGGTGCCCGCAGGCGTTCTCGTCGGCGGCATGCTCGCCTGGAAACAGCAGCCCATCCTGGTGGTGATCCTCGCGGCCGCTGTGACGACGGCGGCGTTGCGCCTCGCAGGCGTCTCCTGA